A window of Hyperolius riggenbachi isolate aHypRig1 chromosome 1, aHypRig1.pri, whole genome shotgun sequence contains these coding sequences:
- the ZBTB7C gene encoding zinc finger and BTB domain-containing protein 7C isoform X2 codes for MEFVCCACVSVPLDTSVSSHIPKTYWITYENMAGTDEDLIGIPFPNHSSDILCGLNQQRQDGLLCDVILIIQDQEYRTHRSVLAACSQYFKKLFTTGSMTDQPYIYEIDFVKPEAFSAILEFAYTSTLTITTANVKHILDAAEMLEIQCIINVCLEILETPRDGEDEDDEKEEDDDEDDDEDDETKDFADHENQMDIQDPSFHQSPPPSDHPEEPYRDSPKDLPTHYSSTNSSSGHQSAIKDFSIESLLSENLYPKNNVVDKRPAISHFVPGFFPQLWNGDLTSFSQVQEQPIDIGPLDLVIKDRKIKEEEEENVEIPALPFPPEFFKDVFLEHSSKHFGQIKAEMDYSAYLSFLSAAHLGMFPPWPLEEERKIKPKSSQQCPICHKVIMGAGKLPRHMRTHTGEKPYMCTICEVRFTRQDKLKIHMRKHTGERPYLCIHCNAKFVHNYDLKNHMRIHTGIRPYQCEFCYKSFTRSDHLHRHIKRQSCRLSRPRRGRKPAAWRNSNLLYSHGSRVGEESFMVMPPSLENNKSHVVGSGAVGVPGPSQKHVLDEPRNTLHLADLEKQYEHSQAKLLERTRLESDRNGGLYQFSLGDNISQRPFFDPWSMTLNHTSLSETSS; via the exons gaTCACTTATGAGAACATGGCTGGAACTGACGAGGACCTGATCGGTATTCCATTCCCGAACCACAGCAGTGATATCTTATGCGGACTCAATCAGCAGAGACAGGACGGCTTGCTCTGCGATGTGATCCTTATCATTCAGGATCAAGAATACAGGACGCACAGGTCCGTGCTTGCGGCCTGCAGTCAATATTTCAAAAAGCTCTTCACCACCGGCTCCATGACCGACCAGCCGTATATCTACGAGATAGACTTTGTCAAGCCGGAAGCGTTTTCGGCTATATTAGAGTTCGCCTATACTTCCACCCTTACCATCACCACGGCCAACGTGAAGCACATCCTAGACGCAGCAGAAATGTTGGAGATCCAGTGTATCATCAACGTGTGCCTGGAGATTTTGGAGACGCCAAGAGATGGTGAAGACGAAGACGACGAGAAAGAAGAAGACGacgatgaggatgatgatgaggaCGATGAGACCAAAGACTTTGCTGATCATGAAAATCAAATGGATATTCAGGACCCCAGCTTCCACCAAAGCCCGCCACCGTCGGATCATCCAGAAGAACCATACCGTGACTCTCCAAAGGACTTGCCAACCCATTACTCCTCCACCAACAGTTCTTCTGGCCACCAAAGTGCAATCAAAGACTTTTCAATCGAGTCGCTGTTGAGCGAAAACCTATATCCGAAAAACAACGTTGTAGACAAACGGCCAGCCATTTCCCATTTTGTACCGGGTTTCTTCCCACAGCTGTGGAACGGGGATCTGACATCTTTCTCTCAGGTCCAAGAGCAGCCCATAGACATCGGCCCTCTGGATCTTGTGATCAAGGACAGGAAaattaaggaggaggaggaggagaatgtgGAGATACCGGCCCTCCCGTTTCCTCCTGAGTTCTTCAAGGATGTCTTTCTAGAACATTCCTCCAAACATTTTGGGCAGATCAAGGCAGAAATGGACTATAGCGCTTATCTCAGTTTTCTAAGTGCAGCTCACTTAGGGATGTTTCCACCATGGCCTCTGGAGGAAGAGAGAAAGATCAAGCCAAAGTCCTCCCAACAATGTCCCATATGTCACAAGGTGATCATGGGAGCTGGGAAGCTTCCGCGTCACATGAGGACCCACACAGGAGAAAAGCCTTACATGTGCACTATCTGCGAAGTCCGCTTCACCAG GCAGGACAAACTGAAGATTCACATGCGAAAACACACGGGAGAACGCCCTTACTTGTGCATCCACTGCAACGCCAAATTCGTGCATAACTACGACCTGAAGAACCACATGCGCATCCACACCGGGATCCGGCCTTACCAGTGCGAGTTCTGCTACAAAAGCTTCACCCGCTCTGACCACCTCCACCGTCACATAAAGAGACAGAGCTGCCGGCTGTCCCGTCCCAGGCGAGGGAGAAAGCCGGCCGCTTGGAGGAATTCCAATCTCTTGTATTCGCACGGCAGCCGCGTTGGAGAGGAAAGCTTCATGGTCATGCCTCCCAGCCTGGAGAACAACAAAAGCCATGTTGTGGGCTCGGGGGCAGTTGGTGTTCCGGGGCCTAGCCAAAAACATGTACTTGATGAGCCCAGAAACACTCTACACTTAGCGGACTTGGAGAAACAGTACGAGCACTCTCAGGCCAAACTCCTGGAGAGGACTCGTCTGGAGTCGGACAGAAATGGAGGACTGTACCAATTTTCTCTGGGTGATAATATTTCTCAGAGGCCGTTCTTTGACCCTTGGAGTATGACTTTGAACCATACTTCCCTTTCTGAGACCAGCAGCTAA
- the ZBTB7C gene encoding zinc finger and BTB domain-containing protein 7C isoform X5, with protein sequence MAGTDEDLIGIPFPNHSSDILCGLNQQRQDGLLCDVILIIQDQEYRTHRSVLAACSQYFKKLFTTGSMTDQPYIYEIDFVKPEAFSAILEFAYTSTLTITTANVKHILDAAEMLEIQCIINVCLEILETPRDGEDEDDEKEEDDDEDDDEDDETKDFADHENQMDIQDPSFHQSPPPSDHPEEPYRDSPKDLPTHYSSTNSSSGHQSAIKDFSIESLLSENLYPKNNVVDKRPAISHFVPGFFPQLWNGDLTSFSQVQEQPIDIGPLDLVIKDRKIKEEEEENVEIPALPFPPEFFKDVFLEHSSKHFGQIKAEMDYSAYLSFLSAAHLGMFPPWPLEEERKIKPKSSQQCPICHKVIMGAGKLPRHMRTHTGEKPYMCTICEVRFTRQDKLKIHMRKHTGERPYLCIHCNAKFVHNYDLKNHMRIHTGIRPYQCEFCYKSFTRSDHLHRHIKRQSCRLSRPRRGRKPAAWRNSNLLYSHGSRVGEESFMVMPPSLENNKSHVVGSGAVGVPGPSQKHVLDEPRNTLHLADLEKQYEHSQAKLLERTRLESDRNGGLYQFSLGDNISQRPFFDPWSMTLNHTSLSETSS encoded by the exons ATGGCTGGAACTGACGAGGACCTGATCGGTATTCCATTCCCGAACCACAGCAGTGATATCTTATGCGGACTCAATCAGCAGAGACAGGACGGCTTGCTCTGCGATGTGATCCTTATCATTCAGGATCAAGAATACAGGACGCACAGGTCCGTGCTTGCGGCCTGCAGTCAATATTTCAAAAAGCTCTTCACCACCGGCTCCATGACCGACCAGCCGTATATCTACGAGATAGACTTTGTCAAGCCGGAAGCGTTTTCGGCTATATTAGAGTTCGCCTATACTTCCACCCTTACCATCACCACGGCCAACGTGAAGCACATCCTAGACGCAGCAGAAATGTTGGAGATCCAGTGTATCATCAACGTGTGCCTGGAGATTTTGGAGACGCCAAGAGATGGTGAAGACGAAGACGACGAGAAAGAAGAAGACGacgatgaggatgatgatgaggaCGATGAGACCAAAGACTTTGCTGATCATGAAAATCAAATGGATATTCAGGACCCCAGCTTCCACCAAAGCCCGCCACCGTCGGATCATCCAGAAGAACCATACCGTGACTCTCCAAAGGACTTGCCAACCCATTACTCCTCCACCAACAGTTCTTCTGGCCACCAAAGTGCAATCAAAGACTTTTCAATCGAGTCGCTGTTGAGCGAAAACCTATATCCGAAAAACAACGTTGTAGACAAACGGCCAGCCATTTCCCATTTTGTACCGGGTTTCTTCCCACAGCTGTGGAACGGGGATCTGACATCTTTCTCTCAGGTCCAAGAGCAGCCCATAGACATCGGCCCTCTGGATCTTGTGATCAAGGACAGGAAaattaaggaggaggaggaggagaatgtgGAGATACCGGCCCTCCCGTTTCCTCCTGAGTTCTTCAAGGATGTCTTTCTAGAACATTCCTCCAAACATTTTGGGCAGATCAAGGCAGAAATGGACTATAGCGCTTATCTCAGTTTTCTAAGTGCAGCTCACTTAGGGATGTTTCCACCATGGCCTCTGGAGGAAGAGAGAAAGATCAAGCCAAAGTCCTCCCAACAATGTCCCATATGTCACAAGGTGATCATGGGAGCTGGGAAGCTTCCGCGTCACATGAGGACCCACACAGGAGAAAAGCCTTACATGTGCACTATCTGCGAAGTCCGCTTCACCAG GCAGGACAAACTGAAGATTCACATGCGAAAACACACGGGAGAACGCCCTTACTTGTGCATCCACTGCAACGCCAAATTCGTGCATAACTACGACCTGAAGAACCACATGCGCATCCACACCGGGATCCGGCCTTACCAGTGCGAGTTCTGCTACAAAAGCTTCACCCGCTCTGACCACCTCCACCGTCACATAAAGAGACAGAGCTGCCGGCTGTCCCGTCCCAGGCGAGGGAGAAAGCCGGCCGCTTGGAGGAATTCCAATCTCTTGTATTCGCACGGCAGCCGCGTTGGAGAGGAAAGCTTCATGGTCATGCCTCCCAGCCTGGAGAACAACAAAAGCCATGTTGTGGGCTCGGGGGCAGTTGGTGTTCCGGGGCCTAGCCAAAAACATGTACTTGATGAGCCCAGAAACACTCTACACTTAGCGGACTTGGAGAAACAGTACGAGCACTCTCAGGCCAAACTCCTGGAGAGGACTCGTCTGGAGTCGGACAGAAATGGAGGACTGTACCAATTTTCTCTGGGTGATAATATTTCTCAGAGGCCGTTCTTTGACCCTTGGAGTATGACTTTGAACCATACTTCCCTTTCTGAGACCAGCAGCTAA
- the ZBTB7C gene encoding zinc finger and BTB domain-containing protein 7C isoform X4, whose translation MSDFYYLLITYENMAGTDEDLIGIPFPNHSSDILCGLNQQRQDGLLCDVILIIQDQEYRTHRSVLAACSQYFKKLFTTGSMTDQPYIYEIDFVKPEAFSAILEFAYTSTLTITTANVKHILDAAEMLEIQCIINVCLEILETPRDGEDEDDEKEEDDDEDDDEDDETKDFADHENQMDIQDPSFHQSPPPSDHPEEPYRDSPKDLPTHYSSTNSSSGHQSAIKDFSIESLLSENLYPKNNVVDKRPAISHFVPGFFPQLWNGDLTSFSQVQEQPIDIGPLDLVIKDRKIKEEEEENVEIPALPFPPEFFKDVFLEHSSKHFGQIKAEMDYSAYLSFLSAAHLGMFPPWPLEEERKIKPKSSQQCPICHKVIMGAGKLPRHMRTHTGEKPYMCTICEVRFTRQDKLKIHMRKHTGERPYLCIHCNAKFVHNYDLKNHMRIHTGIRPYQCEFCYKSFTRSDHLHRHIKRQSCRLSRPRRGRKPAAWRNSNLLYSHGSRVGEESFMVMPPSLENNKSHVVGSGAVGVPGPSQKHVLDEPRNTLHLADLEKQYEHSQAKLLERTRLESDRNGGLYQFSLGDNISQRPFFDPWSMTLNHTSLSETSS comes from the exons atgtcagatttctactacttact gaTCACTTATGAGAACATGGCTGGAACTGACGAGGACCTGATCGGTATTCCATTCCCGAACCACAGCAGTGATATCTTATGCGGACTCAATCAGCAGAGACAGGACGGCTTGCTCTGCGATGTGATCCTTATCATTCAGGATCAAGAATACAGGACGCACAGGTCCGTGCTTGCGGCCTGCAGTCAATATTTCAAAAAGCTCTTCACCACCGGCTCCATGACCGACCAGCCGTATATCTACGAGATAGACTTTGTCAAGCCGGAAGCGTTTTCGGCTATATTAGAGTTCGCCTATACTTCCACCCTTACCATCACCACGGCCAACGTGAAGCACATCCTAGACGCAGCAGAAATGTTGGAGATCCAGTGTATCATCAACGTGTGCCTGGAGATTTTGGAGACGCCAAGAGATGGTGAAGACGAAGACGACGAGAAAGAAGAAGACGacgatgaggatgatgatgaggaCGATGAGACCAAAGACTTTGCTGATCATGAAAATCAAATGGATATTCAGGACCCCAGCTTCCACCAAAGCCCGCCACCGTCGGATCATCCAGAAGAACCATACCGTGACTCTCCAAAGGACTTGCCAACCCATTACTCCTCCACCAACAGTTCTTCTGGCCACCAAAGTGCAATCAAAGACTTTTCAATCGAGTCGCTGTTGAGCGAAAACCTATATCCGAAAAACAACGTTGTAGACAAACGGCCAGCCATTTCCCATTTTGTACCGGGTTTCTTCCCACAGCTGTGGAACGGGGATCTGACATCTTTCTCTCAGGTCCAAGAGCAGCCCATAGACATCGGCCCTCTGGATCTTGTGATCAAGGACAGGAAaattaaggaggaggaggaggagaatgtgGAGATACCGGCCCTCCCGTTTCCTCCTGAGTTCTTCAAGGATGTCTTTCTAGAACATTCCTCCAAACATTTTGGGCAGATCAAGGCAGAAATGGACTATAGCGCTTATCTCAGTTTTCTAAGTGCAGCTCACTTAGGGATGTTTCCACCATGGCCTCTGGAGGAAGAGAGAAAGATCAAGCCAAAGTCCTCCCAACAATGTCCCATATGTCACAAGGTGATCATGGGAGCTGGGAAGCTTCCGCGTCACATGAGGACCCACACAGGAGAAAAGCCTTACATGTGCACTATCTGCGAAGTCCGCTTCACCAG GCAGGACAAACTGAAGATTCACATGCGAAAACACACGGGAGAACGCCCTTACTTGTGCATCCACTGCAACGCCAAATTCGTGCATAACTACGACCTGAAGAACCACATGCGCATCCACACCGGGATCCGGCCTTACCAGTGCGAGTTCTGCTACAAAAGCTTCACCCGCTCTGACCACCTCCACCGTCACATAAAGAGACAGAGCTGCCGGCTGTCCCGTCCCAGGCGAGGGAGAAAGCCGGCCGCTTGGAGGAATTCCAATCTCTTGTATTCGCACGGCAGCCGCGTTGGAGAGGAAAGCTTCATGGTCATGCCTCCCAGCCTGGAGAACAACAAAAGCCATGTTGTGGGCTCGGGGGCAGTTGGTGTTCCGGGGCCTAGCCAAAAACATGTACTTGATGAGCCCAGAAACACTCTACACTTAGCGGACTTGGAGAAACAGTACGAGCACTCTCAGGCCAAACTCCTGGAGAGGACTCGTCTGGAGTCGGACAGAAATGGAGGACTGTACCAATTTTCTCTGGGTGATAATATTTCTCAGAGGCCGTTCTTTGACCCTTGGAGTATGACTTTGAACCATACTTCCCTTTCTGAGACCAGCAGCTAA
- the ZBTB7C gene encoding zinc finger and BTB domain-containing protein 7C isoform X3 — protein MVIEFHLLVGLQGAGSGSRITYENMAGTDEDLIGIPFPNHSSDILCGLNQQRQDGLLCDVILIIQDQEYRTHRSVLAACSQYFKKLFTTGSMTDQPYIYEIDFVKPEAFSAILEFAYTSTLTITTANVKHILDAAEMLEIQCIINVCLEILETPRDGEDEDDEKEEDDDEDDDEDDETKDFADHENQMDIQDPSFHQSPPPSDHPEEPYRDSPKDLPTHYSSTNSSSGHQSAIKDFSIESLLSENLYPKNNVVDKRPAISHFVPGFFPQLWNGDLTSFSQVQEQPIDIGPLDLVIKDRKIKEEEEENVEIPALPFPPEFFKDVFLEHSSKHFGQIKAEMDYSAYLSFLSAAHLGMFPPWPLEEERKIKPKSSQQCPICHKVIMGAGKLPRHMRTHTGEKPYMCTICEVRFTRQDKLKIHMRKHTGERPYLCIHCNAKFVHNYDLKNHMRIHTGIRPYQCEFCYKSFTRSDHLHRHIKRQSCRLSRPRRGRKPAAWRNSNLLYSHGSRVGEESFMVMPPSLENNKSHVVGSGAVGVPGPSQKHVLDEPRNTLHLADLEKQYEHSQAKLLERTRLESDRNGGLYQFSLGDNISQRPFFDPWSMTLNHTSLSETSS, from the exons gaTCACTTATGAGAACATGGCTGGAACTGACGAGGACCTGATCGGTATTCCATTCCCGAACCACAGCAGTGATATCTTATGCGGACTCAATCAGCAGAGACAGGACGGCTTGCTCTGCGATGTGATCCTTATCATTCAGGATCAAGAATACAGGACGCACAGGTCCGTGCTTGCGGCCTGCAGTCAATATTTCAAAAAGCTCTTCACCACCGGCTCCATGACCGACCAGCCGTATATCTACGAGATAGACTTTGTCAAGCCGGAAGCGTTTTCGGCTATATTAGAGTTCGCCTATACTTCCACCCTTACCATCACCACGGCCAACGTGAAGCACATCCTAGACGCAGCAGAAATGTTGGAGATCCAGTGTATCATCAACGTGTGCCTGGAGATTTTGGAGACGCCAAGAGATGGTGAAGACGAAGACGACGAGAAAGAAGAAGACGacgatgaggatgatgatgaggaCGATGAGACCAAAGACTTTGCTGATCATGAAAATCAAATGGATATTCAGGACCCCAGCTTCCACCAAAGCCCGCCACCGTCGGATCATCCAGAAGAACCATACCGTGACTCTCCAAAGGACTTGCCAACCCATTACTCCTCCACCAACAGTTCTTCTGGCCACCAAAGTGCAATCAAAGACTTTTCAATCGAGTCGCTGTTGAGCGAAAACCTATATCCGAAAAACAACGTTGTAGACAAACGGCCAGCCATTTCCCATTTTGTACCGGGTTTCTTCCCACAGCTGTGGAACGGGGATCTGACATCTTTCTCTCAGGTCCAAGAGCAGCCCATAGACATCGGCCCTCTGGATCTTGTGATCAAGGACAGGAAaattaaggaggaggaggaggagaatgtgGAGATACCGGCCCTCCCGTTTCCTCCTGAGTTCTTCAAGGATGTCTTTCTAGAACATTCCTCCAAACATTTTGGGCAGATCAAGGCAGAAATGGACTATAGCGCTTATCTCAGTTTTCTAAGTGCAGCTCACTTAGGGATGTTTCCACCATGGCCTCTGGAGGAAGAGAGAAAGATCAAGCCAAAGTCCTCCCAACAATGTCCCATATGTCACAAGGTGATCATGGGAGCTGGGAAGCTTCCGCGTCACATGAGGACCCACACAGGAGAAAAGCCTTACATGTGCACTATCTGCGAAGTCCGCTTCACCAG GCAGGACAAACTGAAGATTCACATGCGAAAACACACGGGAGAACGCCCTTACTTGTGCATCCACTGCAACGCCAAATTCGTGCATAACTACGACCTGAAGAACCACATGCGCATCCACACCGGGATCCGGCCTTACCAGTGCGAGTTCTGCTACAAAAGCTTCACCCGCTCTGACCACCTCCACCGTCACATAAAGAGACAGAGCTGCCGGCTGTCCCGTCCCAGGCGAGGGAGAAAGCCGGCCGCTTGGAGGAATTCCAATCTCTTGTATTCGCACGGCAGCCGCGTTGGAGAGGAAAGCTTCATGGTCATGCCTCCCAGCCTGGAGAACAACAAAAGCCATGTTGTGGGCTCGGGGGCAGTTGGTGTTCCGGGGCCTAGCCAAAAACATGTACTTGATGAGCCCAGAAACACTCTACACTTAGCGGACTTGGAGAAACAGTACGAGCACTCTCAGGCCAAACTCCTGGAGAGGACTCGTCTGGAGTCGGACAGAAATGGAGGACTGTACCAATTTTCTCTGGGTGATAATATTTCTCAGAGGCCGTTCTTTGACCCTTGGAGTATGACTTTGAACCATACTTCCCTTTCTGAGACCAGCAGCTAA